The following are encoded together in the Pedobacter steynii genome:
- a CDS encoding DUF2207 domain-containing protein, whose amino-acid sequence MTNKNLRYFSYLLFLIFLQFSQSSLAQTEKILSFHSNIRIDTSGLVSVTELIKVYANGDQIKRGLIRTIPLHRKDIYGTRKKMDFLVESVYKDGKTEPFFTKEENGSRSIYMGSKEVTLEPGIYEYQINYSTRGQVGFFKDYDELYWNVTGNEWAFPIEAASARIQFPVGAKAGNTACYTGPAGSKAAVCSFYNSSDGSVNFKAGQPLAPGEGFTVAAAFSSGLIKRPSFSEQLFTEYKEVAITALLLIALGGYLFFIWRRYGVDPETPTVIPSFNIPGDLSPGVLRYFNKKKSDQKGFATSIVNMAVKKVIRISKDEDGEYLLARSSGDTAQLSSEEQQIYKHLLESREKMTITSARSKDIYAARTAHENAVKLKIDFKSYFIKHSSHILKAVIATIIAFVLFMYFVAGGYPLVLLFFVPFIGAGVFCIYTGIAGLRSTYGISLFLVLFGLAFAGIPCWMLFQFVDKMETSSLVFIGTSTLMFITFIYLIKAPTIYGTSLMSEIAGFKMYLETAEQERLNLLNPPELTPQLFERFLPYAMALDVENAWGAKFEKAFDGTDYQPEWYSGESFPYRTFGAGFTRPLSRAFETATPTISSSSSGSSSGSSGSSSWSSGSSSSSGSSGGGGGGGGGGGW is encoded by the coding sequence ATGACCAACAAAAACCTCCGCTACTTCAGTTATCTGCTATTCCTTATTTTTCTTCAATTTTCTCAGTCTTCATTGGCACAGACAGAAAAGATTCTTTCTTTTCATTCCAATATCCGGATTGACACCTCTGGCCTGGTCAGCGTCACTGAGCTGATCAAAGTATACGCCAATGGAGATCAGATCAAAAGAGGGTTGATCAGAACCATCCCCCTTCATCGCAAGGACATTTACGGAACCCGTAAAAAAATGGATTTTTTGGTGGAAAGTGTCTATAAAGATGGTAAAACCGAGCCCTTTTTTACCAAGGAAGAAAATGGCAGCAGGTCAATTTACATGGGAAGCAAAGAGGTTACGCTTGAGCCCGGCATCTATGAATATCAGATCAATTACAGTACCAGGGGACAAGTTGGTTTCTTTAAAGATTATGATGAGCTTTACTGGAATGTGACCGGTAATGAATGGGCCTTTCCTATTGAGGCTGCTTCGGCCAGAATCCAGTTTCCTGTGGGAGCAAAAGCAGGAAATACCGCTTGTTATACCGGGCCTGCCGGCTCTAAAGCTGCAGTTTGCAGTTTCTACAACAGCAGTGATGGCAGCGTTAATTTCAAAGCGGGTCAGCCGCTTGCCCCGGGCGAAGGATTTACCGTTGCTGCAGCTTTCAGTTCCGGGCTGATCAAAAGACCTTCATTTAGCGAGCAGTTGTTTACTGAATATAAAGAAGTAGCCATCACCGCCCTACTTTTAATTGCTCTTGGTGGATATCTCTTCTTTATCTGGCGCCGTTATGGTGTAGATCCGGAAACACCGACCGTCATTCCCAGCTTTAACATTCCCGGAGATCTTTCTCCCGGAGTACTCCGCTACTTCAATAAAAAGAAATCAGACCAGAAGGGCTTTGCCACTTCAATTGTAAACATGGCAGTAAAAAAAGTCATCAGGATCAGTAAAGATGAAGACGGTGAATACCTGCTGGCACGCTCCTCGGGAGATACCGCTCAGCTCAGTTCAGAAGAACAGCAAATCTATAAACACCTTCTCGAGTCGAGGGAAAAGATGACGATTACCAGCGCCAGAAGTAAGGACATCTACGCAGCCAGGACTGCCCATGAAAATGCGGTTAAACTTAAGATTGATTTTAAAAGCTATTTCATTAAACACAGTTCCCATATCCTGAAGGCTGTTATTGCTACGATCATTGCATTCGTTTTATTTATGTATTTCGTTGCCGGAGGTTATCCTTTGGTGCTCCTTTTCTTTGTACCATTTATCGGTGCAGGTGTGTTTTGTATTTATACAGGTATTGCCGGTTTACGCTCCACCTATGGAATATCCTTGTTTCTGGTTCTTTTTGGGTTGGCATTTGCGGGAATTCCCTGCTGGATGCTCTTTCAGTTTGTAGACAAGATGGAGACCAGCAGCCTGGTTTTCATCGGAACTTCTACCCTGATGTTTATTACTTTTATCTACCTGATTAAGGCGCCAACCATTTATGGCACAAGCCTGATGAGTGAAATAGCAGGATTCAAAATGTACCTGGAAACGGCCGAACAGGAACGTCTTAACCTCCTCAACCCACCCGAACTTACCCCGCAGCTTTTTGAGCGGTTTTTACCTTATGCAATGGCTCTTGATGTAGAAAATGCCTGGGGAGCAAAGTTTGAAAAAGCCTTTGACGGAACAGACTACCAGCCGGAATGGTATTCCGGGGAAAGTTTTCCTTACCGGACATTCGGTGCCGGTTTTACACGGCCGCTTAGCCGCGCATTTGAAACAGCAACACCAACTATTTCCAGCTCTTCCTCCGGTTCTTCTTCAGGATCCTCCGGAAGTTCCAGCTGGAGCTCTGGCAGTAGCAGCAGTAGCGGATCTTCCGGTGGCGGCGGCGGAGGTGGTGGTGGTGGCGGCTGGTAA
- a CDS encoding LemA family protein, with amino-acid sequence MTIPIITGLLALLLIGGILIYNQLVKKKNLMKEGWSGIDVFLKKRYDLIPNLIEVVKGYVTHEQQLMENITRQRVSAMQSSGNQEKIIAETGLTQSIGQLLMVAENYPDLKANTNFQQLQSQLETIESEIEMSRRYYNGTVRENNILIESFPANLLANAFNFQPGRFFEIQNPEERENKKVSF; translated from the coding sequence ATGACAATACCAATTATCACCGGACTACTCGCATTGCTCCTGATTGGAGGAATCCTGATTTACAACCAACTGGTAAAAAAGAAAAACCTGATGAAGGAAGGCTGGAGTGGAATTGACGTCTTTCTTAAAAAAAGATATGACCTTATCCCTAATCTGATTGAGGTGGTAAAAGGCTACGTCACACATGAGCAACAACTGATGGAAAACATTACCAGGCAACGCGTCAGCGCCATGCAATCCAGTGGTAATCAGGAAAAAATTATTGCTGAAACAGGACTGACACAATCGATCGGGCAATTGCTGATGGTTGCCGAAAACTATCCTGACTTAAAGGCCAACACCAATTTCCAGCAACTCCAGTCTCAACTGGAGACCATAGAATCAGAAATAGAAATGTCCAGAAGGTATTATAACGGGACGGTCAGAGAAAACAATATCCTTATTGAATCCTTTCCGGCAAATCTTCTTGCCAATGCTTTTAATTTTCAACCGGGCCGTTTCTTTGAAATACAGAACCCCGAGGAGCGTGAAAATAAAAAAGTATCCTTTTAA
- a CDS encoding DUF3050 domain-containing protein: MSMENRVSATLEKIQNNIEPLRQEIINHKVYSVINDLEDLRIFMEYHIYAVWDFMSLLKALQINLTCTSIPWFPVGSGNIRSLINEIVAGEESDVDALGNKKSHFEMYLDAMEQCGADTQEIVRFTTALKSGSDLKTAYQAAGTPQEAIDFVNFTFEVINEGQHHVQASTFTFGREDLIPNMFLSIVNDLNKKFPDQISLFKYYLDRHIEVDGDHHSHLALEMTADLCGADEARWKAAEEMSMESLRKRIRLWDGAYHAILKRKH; this comes from the coding sequence ATGAGTATGGAGAACAGAGTAAGCGCGACGCTTGAGAAAATTCAGAACAATATTGAGCCTTTAAGGCAGGAAATTATTAACCATAAAGTATATTCAGTAATCAACGACCTGGAGGACCTCCGGATCTTTATGGAATATCATATTTATGCAGTATGGGACTTTATGTCCTTATTGAAAGCTTTACAAATTAACCTGACCTGTACCAGTATTCCTTGGTTTCCTGTTGGTTCAGGCAATATCAGGTCGCTGATCAATGAGATTGTGGCAGGAGAGGAATCTGATGTGGATGCGCTTGGAAATAAGAAAAGCCATTTTGAAATGTACCTGGATGCAATGGAGCAATGTGGCGCGGATACCCAGGAAATTGTCCGGTTTACGACTGCTTTGAAAAGTGGTTCAGATTTAAAAACGGCTTATCAGGCAGCAGGAACTCCTCAGGAAGCAATTGATTTTGTAAACTTTACTTTTGAAGTGATCAATGAGGGGCAGCACCATGTACAGGCAAGTACTTTCACCTTCGGTAGGGAAGACCTGATTCCAAATATGTTTTTGTCTATAGTAAATGACCTGAATAAAAAGTTTCCTGATCAGATTTCCTTGTTTAAATATTATCTGGACAGGCATATTGAAGTAGACGGCGATCACCACAGTCACCTGGCACTGGAAATGACTGCAGACCTTTGCGGGGCAGATGAAGCCCGGTGGAAAGCAGCTGAAGAGATGAGCATGGAATCTTTAAGAAAAAGAATCCGGCTGTGGGATGGGGCTTACCATGCGATCCTTAAGCGTAAACACTAG
- a CDS encoding BlaI/MecI/CopY family transcriptional regulator: protein MKGNTTENNRQIEPTKAELEILQVLWEQGPLTVRLVNDKLNENREVNYTTTLKLMQIMADKGILTRDESQMKHIYHVAEKEQTTKDFLLEKFIDTMYNGSASKLMMQLMGNKKTSKEDLETIKELLSKLEQK from the coding sequence ATGAAAGGAAATACAACTGAAAATAACAGACAAATAGAACCGACTAAGGCAGAGCTGGAGATTTTACAGGTATTGTGGGAGCAGGGGCCGTTAACGGTTCGTCTCGTGAATGATAAACTAAACGAGAACAGGGAAGTTAATTATACGACGACTTTGAAACTCATGCAGATTATGGCGGACAAAGGTATTCTGACCCGTGATGAAAGTCAGATGAAACACATTTATCACGTGGCTGAAAAGGAACAGACCACAAAAGACTTTTTACTGGAAAAATTTATAGATACCATGTATAATGGTTCTGCCAGTAAACTGATGATGCAGCTGATGGGCAATAAGAAAACTTCAAAAGAAGATCTGGAAACCATCAAAGAACTGTTAAGTAAACTGGAGCAAAAATAA
- a CDS encoding M56 family metallopeptidase: METIIFKTLLHSLWQGLILALITAMILIFTGRLGARLRYNLLISALMLFTVGICASFAYEWQQFSERDFNSGQVVASQLQLAATGQNITRAGAEAPTAMIQQWLQHFNGYAPTIVLIWFLVICARSIQLFAGLYSIKRIRNTQISPAGTYWEDRVKALALQFGISQVVQIVQSGIVKVPMVVGHLKPLILIPVGLINGLSAKEVEAIICHELAHIKRRDYLVNILQSLMEIVFFFNPAVLWISKLIREERESCCDEMTISNTNDKVNYISALISCQEFQGENPQYAMAVSGSDNQLVQRVKRMVSNDSPGLNKIEKGILAVGLVAAVTLTAAFSGASHTLKESKNNVALQDTLRIKKKLSNSRIQTSTSTRVEEHLTEKILEDKQASLRDREASLRDQQAKVDDQNAALNDRKASENDRLKSAQDERLTENERLKSEQDCLKSEQDRLKEEQDRLKMEVDVKLDLENKKQMSDDREVARTRSTTSTSTTRTTTKERENQTKNRKVTVKTGITADYLNKGEFDDNTSDYITDDLLKDGLIWKNEKLSFKIDKNEFMVNGKALPESTHKKYAKKYLKRPDWILVYNYEVQ, translated from the coding sequence ATGGAAACGATCATTTTTAAAACCTTATTACATTCCCTTTGGCAAGGGCTTATTCTTGCCCTGATCACTGCAATGATATTGATATTTACGGGCAGGCTCGGTGCAAGGTTGCGGTATAATTTACTGATTTCAGCATTGATGTTATTCACTGTAGGGATCTGTGCATCTTTTGCTTATGAATGGCAGCAGTTTTCGGAACGCGATTTTAACAGCGGGCAAGTTGTTGCTTCGCAGTTACAACTAGCTGCAACCGGACAGAACATCACTAGGGCAGGGGCCGAGGCCCCAACTGCGATGATTCAGCAGTGGCTCCAGCATTTTAATGGTTATGCACCTACCATTGTGTTGATCTGGTTTCTGGTGATCTGCGCCAGAAGTATCCAGCTTTTTGCCGGCTTGTACAGCATCAAAAGAATCAGAAATACACAGATTAGTCCAGCGGGAACATATTGGGAAGACCGGGTGAAAGCGCTTGCGCTTCAGTTTGGGATTAGTCAGGTGGTTCAGATTGTTCAGTCCGGAATTGTAAAGGTACCCATGGTTGTCGGGCATCTCAAACCATTAATCCTGATTCCGGTGGGGCTGATTAACGGTCTGTCTGCAAAAGAAGTGGAAGCAATCATCTGCCATGAACTGGCTCATATCAAAAGGAGAGATTACCTGGTTAATATTTTACAAAGCCTGATGGAAATTGTTTTCTTCTTTAATCCTGCTGTATTGTGGATCAGTAAACTGATCCGGGAAGAAAGGGAAAGCTGCTGTGATGAGATGACAATTTCAAACACGAATGATAAAGTGAATTATATCAGTGCTTTGATTTCCTGTCAGGAGTTCCAGGGAGAGAACCCGCAATATGCAATGGCGGTTTCCGGATCTGATAACCAGCTGGTACAGCGGGTGAAAAGAATGGTTTCAAATGATAGCCCTGGTTTAAATAAAATTGAAAAAGGCATCCTGGCAGTCGGGCTTGTTGCGGCAGTTACTTTAACTGCTGCATTTTCAGGGGCCAGCCATACGCTGAAGGAGTCGAAAAATAATGTTGCCCTGCAGGATACACTGCGAATTAAGAAAAAACTTAGTAATTCAAGGATACAGACAAGCACCAGCACCAGGGTGGAAGAACACCTGACCGAAAAAATACTTGAAGATAAACAAGCTTCATTGCGCGACCGGGAGGCGAGCCTGCGTGACCAGCAGGCTAAGGTAGATGACCAGAACGCCGCTTTAAATGACCGGAAGGCATCTGAAAATGACCGTTTAAAGAGCGCACAGGATGAACGCTTAACGGAAAATGAAAGGCTGAAATCAGAACAGGATTGTTTAAAATCAGAACAAGATCGTCTAAAAGAAGAACAAGACCGTTTGAAAATGGAAGTCGATGTTAAGCTTGACCTGGAGAACAAAAAACAAATGTCTGATGACAGGGAAGTTGCCAGGACCAGGAGTACGACCAGTACTTCTACAACAAGAACGACAACTAAAGAGCGTGAAAATCAGACTAAAAACAGGAAAGTGACTGTAAAGACCGGAATCACGGCCGATTATCTGAACAAAGGGGAATTTGACGACAATACCTCCGACTACATTACAGATGATTTGCTTAAAGATGGCCTGATCTGGAAAAATGAAAAGCTTTCTTTTAAAATCGATAAGAATGAGTTTATGGTGAATGGTAAAGCTTTGCCGGAAAGTACCCATAAGAAGTATGCAAAGAAATACCTGAAACGTCCGGATTGGATTCTGGTTTATAACTATGAGGTTCAGTAA
- a CDS encoding TonB-dependent receptor, producing MKLFIAAVLVAWASIVSNFTFAQSSAGPGNPGKGQISGTVLNELKQAFDLATVALFRVQDSALLKSSFTEQDGKFVFEQLKEGDYRIKISAMGYQNYQSAVLHISASNPELRLADISMLSATKNLKEVSIVGQKAFVERKIDRTVVNVDALIANAGTTAMDVLEKSPGVSVDQNGAISLKGKQGVTIFIDDKPTYLSGADLESYLRALPSASLDQIELMTNPPARYDAAGKGGVINIKTKKSNSRGFNGGLNLAYTQGELARTNNSFNLNYRHNKLNFFGVLSHTYQNNFTDLDLFRKYQNEDGSTKSYFEQNSYIRRKGTGFNGKVGMDYYQTEKTTWGLVLTGMHRSSPETNNNVSNLLNAQRGLDSIVKALTKEKETFKNLGVNANYRHQFDKKGQQLTVDADYLIYRTGNDQVINNSSYLPDQSLKSEDILTGKLPSDIKIYTLKADYSKPFENNWKMELGAKTSYTKTDNVGAYSYTINQVTKPDYEKSNHFIYKENINSGYLNMNKEAGKWSFQMGLRLEHTSSDGHQMGNPVKPDSAFNRSYTNLFPTVYLSYKLDTAGNNQLGLNYGRRVDRPYFQQLNPFVSPLDKFTYYLGNPFLNPSFTHSIELSHTFKNKVTTTLSYSDTKDEVNETIEIKDGLYYSRPGNIGRKIVKSMSVNAGLDLASWLTWQFYGELTNLNSKSNDFYNGVLNSKGTFFFTTNTFQFKLSPSWTTELGGMYRTKINDAQFTIGKLYAMSIGVQKKLSPSTTLKLNASDIFYTRIINGQINNLALTTAGWRNRSDSRNVLLSLSYRFGKTFSDLRKHNQTGAESEKNRVNN from the coding sequence ATGAAACTATTTATAGCGGCTGTTTTAGTCGCATGGGCAAGTATTGTCTCTAATTTTACCTTTGCCCAGTCGTCTGCAGGACCTGGAAACCCCGGCAAAGGGCAGATTTCCGGTACGGTATTAAATGAATTAAAACAGGCTTTTGATCTTGCTACTGTGGCTTTATTCAGGGTTCAGGACAGCGCGTTATTAAAAAGTAGTTTCACCGAGCAGGATGGTAAATTTGTTTTCGAGCAGTTGAAAGAGGGGGATTACCGAATAAAAATATCTGCAATGGGGTATCAGAATTACCAAAGTGCGGTATTGCATATCAGTGCCTCAAATCCCGAATTAAGGCTGGCTGATATCAGCATGCTTTCTGCGACGAAAAACCTGAAGGAAGTATCTATTGTCGGCCAGAAAGCATTTGTAGAACGAAAGATCGATCGGACGGTGGTTAACGTGGACGCCTTAATTGCCAATGCAGGAACTACTGCGATGGATGTGCTGGAAAAGTCTCCTGGGGTATCGGTAGATCAGAATGGGGCCATCAGTTTAAAAGGAAAACAAGGGGTTACCATATTTATCGACGATAAACCGACCTATTTGTCGGGCGCTGATCTGGAAAGTTATTTGCGCGCTTTACCTTCAGCCTCGCTGGATCAGATAGAGCTCATGACCAATCCTCCGGCCAGATATGATGCTGCAGGAAAAGGAGGGGTGATCAATATCAAAACCAAGAAGAGCAATTCAAGAGGGTTTAACGGAGGCCTGAACCTGGCCTATACTCAGGGAGAACTGGCCCGGACCAACAACAGCTTTAACCTGAATTACCGCCACAATAAGCTGAACTTTTTTGGCGTCCTGAGTCACACCTATCAAAATAATTTTACAGATCTGGATTTATTTAGAAAGTATCAGAATGAAGATGGAAGTACCAAATCTTATTTTGAACAAAATAGTTATATCCGCAGGAAAGGGACTGGTTTTAATGGTAAGGTAGGAATGGATTATTACCAGACGGAAAAAACAACCTGGGGACTGGTGCTAACCGGTATGCACAGGTCATCACCGGAAACAAATAACAATGTCAGCAACCTTTTAAATGCCCAAAGGGGACTGGATTCAATTGTAAAGGCGCTGACAAAAGAGAAAGAAACGTTTAAAAATCTTGGTGTGAACGCGAATTACCGCCATCAGTTTGATAAAAAAGGACAACAGCTGACAGTAGATGCGGATTATCTGATTTACAGGACCGGGAATGATCAGGTGATCAATAACTCTTCTTACCTGCCTGATCAGAGTTTGAAATCGGAAGATATCCTGACGGGAAAACTGCCTTCAGACATTAAGATTTATACCCTGAAAGCCGATTATAGTAAACCTTTTGAAAACAACTGGAAAATGGAGCTTGGGGCTAAAACCAGTTATACCAAGACAGATAATGTTGGAGCGTACAGTTATACCATTAATCAGGTCACCAAACCTGATTATGAAAAGAGTAACCATTTTATTTACAAGGAAAACATCAATTCAGGCTACCTGAACATGAATAAAGAAGCCGGGAAATGGTCTTTTCAGATGGGACTTCGTCTGGAGCATACCAGTTCTGATGGACATCAGATGGGAAATCCGGTAAAGCCCGACTCGGCCTTCAACAGAAGTTATACCAACTTATTTCCTACGGTTTACCTTTCGTATAAACTGGATACCGCTGGAAATAACCAGCTCGGTTTAAATTATGGCAGGAGGGTAGATCGTCCTTACTTTCAACAATTGAATCCTTTTGTTTCTCCTTTGGATAAGTTTACCTATTACCTGGGAAATCCTTTCCTGAATCCTTCATTTACACATAGTATTGAGCTTTCCCATACTTTTAAGAATAAAGTCACCACGACGCTTAGCTATAGCGATACGAAGGATGAAGTGAATGAAACCATTGAAATTAAAGACGGACTTTACTATAGCAGACCGGGTAACATTGGTCGTAAGATTGTTAAAAGCATGAGTGTGAATGCGGGTCTTGACCTGGCGTCATGGTTGACCTGGCAGTTTTATGGAGAACTGACCAATTTAAATTCAAAGAGTAATGATTTTTATAATGGGGTATTGAATAGTAAAGGGACGTTTTTCTTTACAACCAATACCTTTCAATTCAAGCTGAGCCCAAGCTGGACCACAGAACTTGGTGGCATGTACCGGACAAAGATCAATGATGCCCAGTTTACCATTGGTAAACTTTATGCGATGAGTATAGGGGTACAAAAGAAGCTGTCTCCAAGTACGACACTGAAGCTAAATGCCAGTGATATCTTTTATACCAGGATCATCAACGGACAGATCAATAACCTGGCCCTGACTACAGCAGGCTGGCGTAACCGTTCTGATTCCAGGAATGTGCTGTTGAGTTTAAGTTATCGTTTTGGTAAGACCTTCTCTGATCTTAGGAAACACAATCAGACAGGAGCAGAAAGTGAGAAAAATCGGGTGAACAATTAA
- a CDS encoding winged helix-turn-helix transcriptional regulator produces the protein MAERKENSTNNVNRKCIVDGNDLSYAIAMVGGRWKLLILINLEKEKLRFSEIRKAMPNITERMLTLQLRELENDGLICRTVYAEVPPKVEYELTEIATELIPIWKKLCDWGARHRKTRV, from the coding sequence ATGGCAGAAAGAAAGGAAAATTCGACCAATAATGTGAACAGGAAGTGCATCGTTGATGGCAATGACCTCAGTTATGCGATCGCTATGGTTGGCGGCCGGTGGAAGCTCCTGATCCTGATTAATCTGGAAAAGGAAAAACTAAGGTTTAGCGAAATCAGGAAAGCCATGCCCAACATTACCGAGCGTATGCTCACCTTGCAATTGAGAGAGCTGGAAAATGATGGGCTGATCTGCAGGACTGTATACGCTGAAGTTCCTCCAAAAGTAGAATACGAATTGACGGAAATAGCAACAGAGCTCATCCCGATATGGAAAAAGCTCTGTGACTGGGGAGCGAGACACCGTAAAACACGAGTTTAA
- a CDS encoding MFS transporter, with amino-acid sequence MKKIAYIGCLGLIGIITTELGVIGILPQVATHYQISIDKAGVLLSAFALVIALTGPFMTLFSSGFDRKKIMMLSIAVFLFTGVVSSLAPPFWLLMLVRLLPAFLQPVYISTAIAAALVQADKKKEHQLMGIVLGGIAIAMVTTVPFATYVASMFNWQAAFVVQAMVSALALLAIFKGMPAMPVREKKSYGTQLKILKNPVFLLSAVMNFLMVAAWFSTYSYFADYLGKVKGMDTQMISYMLFLFGITGVFANWLSGKMLSVSIPGTTAFFLAGTVLVPFMLEYSGGNNWNTILVIAIWGFLYAPSFLNASAYLISAAPHALEFANSLSTSFGNLGVSVGTMVSGWVIADMGVKQSPWVGLCFGLLALLMIAWRTILERKKEGYTACMD; translated from the coding sequence ATGAAGAAAATTGCATATATCGGATGCCTTGGATTAATCGGGATTATTACCACGGAACTGGGGGTTATAGGGATTTTACCTCAGGTAGCAACACATTATCAGATCAGTATTGACAAAGCGGGGGTGCTTCTTAGTGCTTTCGCCCTGGTTATCGCATTAACAGGGCCATTTATGACTCTTTTTTCTTCCGGGTTTGACCGCAAAAAGATCATGATGCTGAGTATCGCTGTTTTTTTATTTACAGGTGTAGTATCTTCATTAGCACCACCTTTCTGGCTATTAATGCTGGTTCGTTTATTACCGGCTTTTTTACAGCCGGTTTACATTTCTACTGCCATTGCTGCGGCTCTTGTGCAGGCCGACAAGAAGAAAGAGCACCAATTAATGGGAATTGTGCTGGGTGGAATTGCGATTGCGATGGTGACGACAGTTCCTTTTGCCACTTATGTAGCCAGTATGTTCAATTGGCAGGCGGCTTTTGTTGTCCAGGCGATGGTAAGTGCGCTGGCACTTCTTGCTATATTTAAAGGAATGCCTGCGATGCCTGTCCGGGAAAAAAAATCTTATGGTACTCAATTGAAAATTCTGAAAAACCCGGTTTTCCTGCTCAGTGCGGTAATGAATTTCCTGATGGTGGCAGCCTGGTTTTCCACCTATAGCTATTTTGCGGATTATCTTGGAAAGGTAAAAGGAATGGACACACAAATGATCAGTTATATGTTATTCCTTTTTGGCATTACAGGTGTCTTTGCCAACTGGTTGTCGGGGAAGATGCTCAGTGTCAGTATTCCCGGAACTACAGCCTTCTTTCTGGCGGGAACTGTGCTCGTCCCTTTTATGCTGGAGTATTCCGGAGGAAACAACTGGAACACCATCCTGGTGATCGCAATCTGGGGTTTTCTATATGCGCCATCTTTTCTCAATGCTTCTGCTTATCTGATTTCTGCGGCGCCACATGCCCTGGAATTTGCCAATAGCCTGTCTACCTCCTTTGGGAATCTGGGGGTGTCTGTGGGAACGATGGTCAGTGGCTGGGTCATTGCAGATATGGGGGTGAAACAAAGTCCCTGGGTTGGATTGTGCTTTGGCCTGCTGGCTTTACTAATGATAGCCTGGAGAACAATACTGGAACGTAAAAAAGAAGGATATACTGCCTGCATGGATTAG
- a CDS encoding YybH family protein gives MNSLNNTSFFKRQEEEAIRLSRMDSNMAISNQDVAGVAKYWMEDIVVISGEGGQYSGKAKLLKVWKDMFSKKSPSFERLPSAIVIGDSGILAWESGSWSYKTEPFRGNYSAMWRKINGVWMTQSELFVSLD, from the coding sequence ATGAATTCACTGAACAATACCTCATTTTTTAAACGACAAGAAGAAGAAGCAATCCGCCTGTCCAGGATGGATTCAAATATGGCGATTTCTAATCAGGACGTAGCCGGAGTAGCCAAATACTGGATGGAAGATATTGTAGTGATCTCCGGCGAAGGGGGGCAGTATTCCGGTAAAGCGAAACTGCTGAAAGTATGGAAAGATATGTTTTCTAAAAAATCTCCTTCATTTGAGCGTTTACCCAGCGCAATTGTGATCGGCGATAGCGGGATTCTGGCCTGGGAAAGTGGGAGCTGGAGTTATAAAACTGAGCCATTCAGAGGAAATTACTCCGCCATGTGGAGAAAAATTAATGGGGTATGGATGACTCAGTCGGAGTTGTTCGTTTCTTTGGATTAA
- a CDS encoding GNAT family N-acetyltransferase, whose amino-acid sequence MSITFRTILPEDNEQLAKIIRTSLEEFNVPKAGTAHADPTTDDLHTLFQTPGSTYFVAEENGKLLGGSGIYPTERLPEGCAELVKLYLSESSRGKGIGKQLLEKCFESAKAMGYSQLYLETLPQLAQALTMYEKAGFKTLDTALGNSGHYTCNIWMLKKLD is encoded by the coding sequence ATGTCAATTACATTCAGAACCATCCTCCCGGAGGATAATGAACAGCTTGCTAAAATTATCCGCACCTCATTAGAAGAGTTTAATGTTCCCAAGGCAGGAACTGCTCATGCTGATCCGACCACAGACGATTTACACACCTTGTTTCAAACACCGGGAAGCACCTATTTTGTAGCGGAAGAAAACGGCAAATTACTTGGAGGAAGTGGCATATATCCAACAGAACGCCTGCCGGAGGGTTGTGCCGAACTGGTTAAGCTATACCTTTCTGAAAGTTCCAGAGGTAAAGGAATCGGTAAACAACTATTAGAGAAATGTTTTGAGTCAGCTAAAGCTATGGGTTATTCCCAATTGTATCTGGAAACCCTCCCCCAACTTGCGCAGGCATTGACGATGTATGAAAAGGCCGGGTTCAAAACATTAGATACTGCTTTGGGAAACTCCGGCCATTATACCTGTAATATCTGGATGCTTAAAAAGCTGGATTAA